The Gillisia sp. Hel_I_86 genome has a segment encoding these proteins:
- the pdhA gene encoding pyruvate dehydrogenase (acetyl-transferring) E1 component subunit alpha encodes MKKITKATYLKWYEDMLFWRKFEDKLAQVYIQQKVRGFLHLYNGQEAILAGALHAMDLTKDKMITAYRNHVQPIGMGVDPKRVMAELYGKKTGTSQGLGGSMHIFSKEHRFYGGHGIVGGQIPLGAGLAFADKYFKRDAVTLTFMGDGAMRQGSLHETLTMAVNWNLPVVFCVENNGYAMGTSVARTSKSTEIWKMGLGYEMPCGPVDAMNPIKVAEALDEAIKRARTGKGPTFLELKTYRYRGHSMSDAQKYRTKDEVAEYQKVDPITQVLDIIKDKKYATDKEIKEIDKRVKEMVLECEKFAEESEYPDASLMYDAVYEQEDYPFLSHKVE; translated from the coding sequence ATGAAGAAAATTACCAAAGCCACTTATTTGAAGTGGTACGAGGATATGCTTTTTTGGAGAAAGTTTGAGGATAAATTAGCTCAGGTATATATTCAACAAAAAGTAAGGGGTTTTTTGCACCTATATAATGGGCAAGAAGCAATTCTGGCCGGAGCATTGCATGCAATGGATCTTACAAAAGATAAGATGATCACTGCCTATAGAAATCATGTGCAGCCAATTGGTATGGGTGTGGATCCTAAAAGGGTAATGGCAGAATTGTATGGTAAGAAAACCGGGACTTCTCAAGGCCTTGGGGGCTCTATGCATATCTTTTCCAAAGAACATCGTTTTTATGGGGGCCACGGAATTGTAGGTGGACAAATACCTTTGGGTGCTGGACTCGCATTTGCCGATAAGTACTTTAAAAGGGATGCGGTCACCTTAACCTTTATGGGAGATGGTGCTATGCGTCAGGGTTCGCTTCATGAAACCTTAACAATGGCGGTAAATTGGAATCTTCCTGTAGTTTTTTGTGTGGAAAATAATGGCTATGCTATGGGAACTTCTGTGGCCAGAACTTCAAAAAGCACAGAAATCTGGAAAATGGGCTTAGGGTACGAAATGCCATGTGGTCCTGTAGATGCAATGAATCCTATAAAGGTGGCAGAAGCCTTGGATGAAGCTATTAAAAGGGCACGAACTGGAAAAGGACCTACTTTCTTAGAGTTAAAAACCTATAGATATAGAGGGCATTCTATGAGTGATGCTCAAAAATATAGAACTAAAGATGAGGTTGCCGAATATCAAAAAGTAGACCCTATAACCCAGGTGTTGGATATTATTAAAGACAAAAAGTACGCAACAGATAAAGAGATCAAGGAGATAGATAAACGTGTCAAGGAAATGGTTCTGGAATGTGAAAAATTCGCAGAAGAATCAGAGTATCCAGATGCAAGCTTGATGTACGATGCTGTTTACGAACAAGAAGACTATCCGTTTTTATCACATAAAGTAGAGTAA
- a CDS encoding pyruvate dehydrogenase complex dihydrolipoamide acetyltransferase has translation MAEVINMPRLSDTMEEGVVAKWLKKVGDKVEEGDILAEIETDKATMEFESFYEGTLLHIGIEEGETAPVDDLLAIIGEKGEDISKLIKGDSKSSKKEENKTESEDTSKDAPVKDSKDKEEEESQEEDSEKTEASEIPEGVEIINMPRLSDTMEEGTVATWLKKEGDTVEEGDILAEIETDKATMEFESFYEGTLLKIGVQEGETVKVDTLLAIIGPKGTDVSGIGSGKAEPKSSGKKEEAPSKEDDSSNEASEEKPNVNTTEAKDGGRIFASPLAKKIAEDKGINLADVKGSGENGRIVKKDVETFKPSAQPTTARSESPVSSSEKPVQTYVPAGEESYEEIKNSQMRKTIAKRLGESKFTAPHYYLTIEVNMEFAMISRKQINEIPDVKVSFNDMVIKASAMALRKHPRVNSQWTGDSTKIAKHIHMGVAVAVEDGLVVPVVKFADQLSMTQIGAQVKDLAGKARNKKLQPSEMEGSTFTVSNLGMFGITEFTSIINQPNSAILSVGTIVEKPVVKNGQIVVGNTMKVTLACDHRTVDGATGAAFLQTLKIYLENPVTMLA, from the coding sequence ATGGCCGAAGTAATAAATATGCCACGTCTTAGTGACACCATGGAAGAAGGGGTGGTTGCTAAATGGTTGAAAAAAGTTGGGGATAAAGTAGAAGAAGGCGATATTTTAGCTGAAATCGAAACCGATAAAGCTACGATGGAATTTGAATCCTTTTATGAAGGAACATTGCTTCATATAGGAATTGAAGAAGGGGAAACCGCTCCGGTAGATGATTTACTTGCCATAATTGGTGAAAAAGGGGAGGATATTTCTAAATTAATAAAAGGAGATAGTAAATCTTCAAAAAAAGAGGAAAACAAAACGGAGTCCGAGGATACTTCCAAGGACGCTCCTGTAAAAGATTCTAAAGATAAAGAAGAGGAAGAATCACAAGAGGAAGATTCAGAAAAAACCGAGGCTTCTGAAATTCCTGAAGGAGTAGAGATAATTAATATGCCTAGGCTTAGTGATACCATGGAAGAAGGTACCGTAGCAACTTGGCTTAAGAAGGAAGGGGACACCGTAGAGGAAGGAGATATTTTAGCTGAAATCGAGACCGATAAGGCTACAATGGAATTTGAGTCTTTTTATGAAGGAACCTTGCTTAAAATTGGGGTTCAAGAAGGGGAAACCGTAAAAGTTGATACCTTGTTAGCTATTATTGGTCCCAAAGGAACAGATGTTTCAGGTATTGGATCTGGAAAAGCTGAGCCAAAATCTTCAGGTAAAAAAGAGGAAGCTCCATCTAAAGAAGATGATTCATCTAATGAAGCTTCAGAAGAAAAACCTAACGTGAATACTACCGAAGCTAAAGATGGAGGCAGAATATTCGCTTCGCCGTTGGCAAAGAAAATAGCCGAAGATAAAGGGATAAATCTTGCCGATGTTAAGGGTTCTGGAGAAAATGGTAGAATTGTAAAGAAAGACGTGGAAACTTTCAAACCTTCAGCTCAACCCACAACAGCTAGATCGGAAAGCCCTGTTTCTTCTTCAGAAAAACCTGTGCAAACATACGTTCCTGCGGGCGAAGAATCTTATGAGGAGATCAAGAATTCCCAAATGCGCAAAACCATTGCAAAACGTTTGGGGGAATCTAAATTTACCGCGCCACATTATTATTTAACGATCGAGGTGAATATGGAATTTGCAATGATTTCCAGAAAACAGATCAATGAGATTCCAGATGTGAAGGTTTCTTTTAACGATATGGTGATCAAGGCTTCGGCAATGGCACTAAGAAAACATCCAAGGGTGAATTCTCAATGGACCGGAGATAGCACAAAAATAGCAAAGCATATCCATATGGGGGTTGCGGTGGCTGTGGAAGATGGATTGGTGGTGCCCGTTGTGAAATTTGCCGATCAATTGTCGATGACCCAAATTGGAGCGCAAGTTAAAGATCTTGCAGGAAAGGCCCGAAATAAAAAGTTGCAACCATCAGAAATGGAAGGAAGTACTTTTACGGTTTCCAACCTTGGGATGTTTGGGATTACCGAATTTACCAGTATCATCAATCAGCCAAATTCCGCGATCCTCTCTGTAGGGACAATTGTAGAAAAGCCGGTGGTGAAAAATGGACAAATTGTAGTAGGAAACACCATGAAAGTTACTTTGGCATGTGATCATAGAACTGTAGATGGGGCTACCGGAGCAGCTTTCTTGCAAACTTTAAAAATATATTTGGAGAACCCGGTAACCATGTTGGCATAA
- a CDS encoding SprT-like domain-containing protein, with protein sequence MSDVLEKYLPSHAVSPIFNLIEEHNIHLKIVNERVTRHGDYRRKPNGGHQITINANLNRFRFLITLVHEIAHLLAFERFGSAIKPHGREWKFTFQQMMLPFIRPEIFPIQLLPLIAKHFKNPKASSDTDAQLSVALKSFDPENDKNYIFELPLGGVFRIYNGKVFKKGAKRRKRYECVEMDTGKIYLFQPNAEVELIAV encoded by the coding sequence ATGAGCGATGTTCTTGAAAAATATTTGCCAAGTCACGCAGTATCTCCTATTTTCAACCTTATAGAAGAACATAACATTCATCTTAAAATTGTTAATGAAAGGGTTACGAGGCATGGGGATTATAGAAGGAAGCCAAATGGAGGTCATCAAATAACAATCAATGCGAATCTAAATAGGTTCAGGTTTTTGATAACCTTGGTGCATGAAATTGCCCATCTGTTAGCGTTCGAAAGATTTGGAAGTGCAATAAAACCACACGGGAGGGAATGGAAATTCACTTTTCAGCAAATGATGTTGCCATTCATAAGACCTGAGATATTTCCCATACAATTATTACCTTTAATTGCTAAACATTTCAAAAACCCTAAAGCGAGCAGCGATACCGATGCGCAATTATCTGTAGCCCTTAAAAGTTTTGATCCCGAAAATGATAAAAATTATATTTTCGAACTTCCCCTAGGTGGTGTCTTCAGAATTTATAATGGTAAGGTTTTTAAGAAAGGCGCAAAGAGAAGGAAGCGGTATGAGTGTGTAGAGATGGATACGGGCAAGATTTATTTATTTCAACCTAATGCCGAAGTAGAGTTAATAGCAGTTTAG
- a CDS encoding M20/M25/M40 family metallo-hydrolase, which produces MIKTFLRTAGFGLLFVFFACNLTQNSTEEKQIIIPPTKKIEIAKATLNESSVKEGLDFLASNDLMGRNTGSKGIEKAAVYIEGILERNNIKPYFATYRDSFTVKDATGYNIVGLAEGTDPVLKNEFLIISAHYDHIGLISPIANDSIANGANDNAAGSVAVLELAKYFGAAPKNKRSILFVFLSAEEKGLFGSKHLAKRLKDENLDLYVNFNIEMIGVPMVGKDHKAYLTGYEESNLADKFNEYSNEKVLGFLPKAKEFDLFRRSDNYSFYKEFNVPAQTISTFDFTNYNYYHQVQDEADKLDIPFMIDLIEAIIPGIYTMANTPTKEIKLN; this is translated from the coding sequence ATGATAAAAACATTTTTAAGAACAGCCGGCTTTGGGCTGTTGTTTGTATTTTTCGCGTGTAACCTTACACAAAATTCTACAGAAGAGAAGCAAATAATAATCCCACCGACAAAGAAAATTGAAATCGCCAAGGCGACTTTAAACGAGTCATCTGTAAAAGAGGGATTGGATTTTCTAGCATCAAATGATTTAATGGGACGAAATACAGGTTCAAAGGGAATTGAGAAAGCAGCAGTGTATATTGAGGGTATTCTCGAGAGAAATAATATTAAGCCATATTTTGCCACATATCGGGATTCCTTCACAGTAAAGGATGCAACAGGTTATAATATTGTTGGTTTGGCTGAAGGAACAGATCCTGTATTGAAAAATGAGTTTTTAATAATAAGCGCCCATTACGACCATATAGGCTTAATTTCTCCAATTGCAAACGATTCTATTGCAAATGGTGCGAACGATAATGCTGCAGGTTCTGTGGCTGTTTTGGAATTGGCAAAATATTTTGGCGCTGCACCAAAAAACAAAAGAAGTATTCTCTTTGTTTTTCTTTCTGCTGAAGAAAAGGGGCTTTTTGGATCCAAGCATTTGGCCAAAAGGTTGAAGGATGAAAACTTGGATCTCTATGTGAACTTTAATATTGAAATGATTGGAGTTCCTATGGTAGGAAAGGATCATAAGGCTTATTTGACCGGGTATGAAGAATCCAATCTTGCAGATAAATTCAATGAATATTCCAATGAAAAGGTATTGGGGTTTCTTCCGAAGGCAAAGGAATTTGATCTTTTTAGAAGGAGCGACAATTATTCTTTCTATAAAGAATTCAATGTGCCAGCACAAACCATTAGCACCTTTGATTTTACAAATTATAATTATTACCATCAAGTTCAGGATGAAGCCGATAAGCTGGATATTCCTTTTATGATAGATCTTATAGAAGCTATAATTCCTGGAATTTATACCATGGCAAATACTCCAACCAAAGAAATAAAACTCAATTAA
- a CDS encoding SDR family NAD(P)-dependent oxidoreductase — MKHVVITGTSRGIGFEMVKLFSEAGHRVMALSRKPESLQALKLKNVQVIACDITKEEELQKIAAHIEKTWKKVDVLINNAGAILNKSFAEASLDEFKAIYNTNVFGVAGLIQKLLPFMDSTSHVVNISSMGAVQGSMKFPGLSAYSSSKGALITLTEMLAEEYKENGPSFNVLALGAVQTEMLAEAFPGYKAPVSAQGMAEYILDFSLNGQKYYNGKLLQVSNSTP, encoded by the coding sequence ATGAAGCATGTAGTAATAACAGGTACCAGCAGGGGAATTGGTTTTGAAATGGTCAAACTTTTTTCTGAAGCTGGGCATCGTGTAATGGCGCTTTCAAGAAAACCGGAATCGCTTCAGGCTTTAAAGTTGAAGAATGTACAGGTGATTGCCTGCGACATTACCAAGGAAGAAGAACTTCAAAAAATAGCGGCTCATATTGAAAAGACTTGGAAAAAAGTAGATGTTTTAATCAATAACGCAGGAGCAATTTTAAATAAATCTTTTGCTGAAGCCTCTTTGGATGAGTTTAAAGCCATTTATAACACGAATGTTTTTGGCGTGGCAGGACTTATTCAAAAACTACTTCCTTTTATGGATTCCACCTCTCATGTAGTTAACATCAGCAGTATGGGCGCTGTGCAAGGCAGTATGAAATTTCCGGGTCTTTCGGCATATAGTTCGAGCAAGGGAGCATTAATAACCTTGACAGAAATGTTGGCAGAAGAATATAAAGAGAATGGACCCTCCTTTAATGTATTGGCTTTAGGTGCCGTGCAAACCGAAATGTTGGCGGAAGCTTTTCCAGGATACAAAGCACCGGTTTCTGCTCAAGGGATGGCGGAGTATATTTTGGATTTCAGCCTTAATGGTCAAAAATATTATAACGGTAAACTGTTACAGGTTTCCAATAGTACCCCTTAA